The Sulfolobales archaeon nucleotide sequence TTCTAGGTGATATATACAGGTTAGAGGTGTTGTAAATATGGGTGTAAAGGAGCAGCTTCTGAGATCATTTTACAGGGATCCTGCAGAGGAGGCTCTAGGACATATAGAGGTTGGCGGTGCTGAGCTAGTATTAAAAGGGAGGATCTCTAGGGATCTTGTTGAAGAGATCTCTAGGATCAAGAAGGAGCCTGAGTGGATGAGGCTGTGGAGGCTAAGGAATCTAGAGCTCTTCGAGAAGCTACCAACCCCTAGATGGCTTCCAGGCATCGAAGAGCTTGATCTAGATGAGCTTAGCCACTATATAAAGCCAGATGTTCCCAAGGCATCTACTTGGGAGGAGCTTCCTAAGGAGATTGTGGAGGCCTATGAGAGGCTAGGGATAAAGCAGGCTGAGATAAAGTTCCTAGCAGGTTTAAATGCTCAGCTAGACTCTGAGACAGTCTTTCTTAGAGTTAAGGAGTATGTTACGAAGAAGGGTGCTATAGTAACTGATATGGATACAGCTGTTCAGAAGTACCCTGATCTTGTTAAAAAGTACTTTATGAGGATATTCCCCCCTGAGCATAAGTTCGCAGCCCTCCACGGAGCTCTATGGAGCGGTGGTCTCTTCGTATATATACCGCCAGGAGTTAAGATCGAGTATCCCATAGAGGCCTTCTTCCTAATAGGAAAGGCTGGAGAGGGTAACTTCGAGCATAGCTTGATAATAGCTGATAAGGATAGCTATGCCCATGTGATAGAGGGGTGTGCCGCTCCTAGGCTGAGTAGACTGAGTTTTCACGATGGGATGGTAGAGATATATGTGCATGAGGGTGCCAGGCTACACTTCACAACGCTTCAGAACTGGTCATCCCAGGTTATAAACTTCAACAACAAGAGAGCTATAGTTGAGAGGAATGGCTATATCGAGTGGATAGAAGGATCTATAGGGGCTAGGGTGAGCGCTGTATATCCATCGGCATTTCTAAAGGGCGAGGGAGCATCTATGGAGAGCTATGTAATAACATTTGCCAGAGATGGGCATATAAAGGATGGAGGTTCGAAGGCATATCACCTCGCACCTAATACCAGGAGTAGGATTGTTTCTAAGAGCATCTCCATGACAGGTGGGATCAACATCTACAGGGGGTTGGTGAGGATTATGAAGGGGGCTAGGAACTCGAAGAGCTATACATCATGCGACTCCCTCCTCCTAGATGAGAAGAGCAAGACATATACATATCCTCATATACAGAATGACGAGCCAACAGCAATTATAGGTCATGAGGCTAGTGTTGGTAAGCTGAGTGATCAGCTTATGTTCTATCTAAGAAGCAGGGGCTTTAAGGAGAACGAGGCTCTCAGCCTCATAATAGGTGGGTTCCTAAGCGATGTGCTGGCGAGGCTACCATTTGAGCAGGCCGCACTGGTGAAGGCAGCGCTAGATCTTGAGTTCTCCAAGATAGGCTCTGTAGGGTAGCAGGGGAATAGATTGGCCAGCAGCCATAAAGAGGTTCTGGCAAAGGCTTCTAAGCTCTATAGCGAGATACCATATCAATATATAGCAGATTCACCAACGATAAGATATTACACCGATTGGAGTGTTTTCGACAAATACAGACCAGCAGAGGCTAGATATCAATGTGAGCAAGGGGCTATATCTGAGGCTAGCGCTGACATAGCTATCAAGGGCGGCTGTGTCGAGATATCTAGAGGAAGAGCTGGTGTTAAGGTTATAGCTGTTCATAGAGAGGATCTAGATACTCTAGATCCAGATATACCATTGTTTAAGCTTGTGAGGATAGAGGATTCTAAGGCATATGCTCTCCATATAGCAGGGTTCTCAGCAGGGGCTGTGATATATATTGATAAGGATATCGAGGATCCTCTGAGGATTAGAATATCCGGTGGATCCTCCCGTGGGCATCTCTCCCAACATATAGTGGTTATAGTTGGCGAAGGTGTTTCATCGAAGCTCCAGATAACAGTAGATCCTGCTGAAGATGCTCTGAGAACATTTGTAGAGGAGATACTTCTAATGCCCGGGGCTAGGCTTGAGATCTCCAATATATCTAGAAACTCTCCTAGGGCTCCGAGTTTCCAGGCTTCTCACTATCTCTTGCTAGAAGGCTCTGAGGTGGTCTCGGGATTCTCAGCGATAGCCGGTAATATGACTAGGATACAGCAGAGGGCTATAGTAGAGGGTAGGGGGGCTAGGCACATGGCATTCGGAGCTGTCCTTGGGACAGGGGAGAATAGGATCCATTATATAGAGAACGCCGTTGTAAGGGGGAGAGATTCTAGGGCTGTGCTTAATGTGAGGGGGATTGCAGCAGATTCTGCTAGAACCGTTGTACAGGCATTCGCTATACAGGAGGAGGAGTCATTCGGATCTGGGACAAATGTTGAGGCATCAACCCTTACAATCGGTAGAGGAGCTCTAGCTGTAACCCTTCCAATGCTCGAGGTCAGATGTGGAGATGTGGTTGAGGCTAGACACGCGGCTTCACAGGCGATACTAGATGTTGATGTCATGACATATCTAAGATCTAGGGGTCTCTCTATATATGAAGCTGTTAAGCTCATGACCTATGATTATATAGTAGAGCCCTTCCAAGATCTTCCTGAGTGGATGGTCAGCGGGCTTATAGATAACATATACTCGGATCTAGATAAGATAGACTTTGAAGCTCTGAAAATACTCTAGCCCCTTCTATATATCTAGCGATTTTTTATAGCTTATTCACTCATGGATAATAAGGGTTCCAACATCCTCTCCCCTCACAGCCTGAATAATGTTTGTAGGGTCTCTCCCATCTATTACAGCTACTCTAATCCTGCTTCTCTCTATTATGGAAAGCGCTACTGGATCTATTAGCTCATATCTACCAGCTGAAACGCTTTGCCTAGATAGTATCTTTCTAAGCTCTCCAACAGATACCCTTTTAAGGAGTTTCGCGTTGGGATCTGATGCTGGGTCTCTATCATATATTCCGCTAACAACAGTTGCATAGATTAGGAGATCAGCTGATATAGCCTCAGCTATAATAGCTGAGACAGCAACAGTTGATTGCCCTGGTTGAAAGCCTCCAGCAGCAACTACAAGCCCTGTGCTCCAGGCTTCTAGCATCTCATCTATATTCCTAACAACCCTCCTATATGCTAGATCTCCTAGGGCTATTGTGAGGAGAAAGGCGTTTAGCCTCGAAGCCTCTATACCTATGAGATCACATATGCCCTCACTACCTCCAAGAGATCTGCATGCATCTATATACCTCCTAGCAATACCCCCTCCACCAACCACTACAGCTACTCTATGACCCTCTCTAACGAGTTCCCTAACAATATTTGCCAGCTTAAAAATATACCCAGGATCCTCTGGGTTCACAAGCTTACCACTGATCTTGAGGACCAGCTTCATAGAGAACCACACGCCCAGGAATATAGCTTAAGGTGGAAAATATAAGCTACTCAGCACAAGCCTCAGAGAAGCTTGATGGGTAGCGAAAGCGGGATCCCTTAGATCCTGAGGAAGCAAGGTATTCAGCGATAATAGGTTTAAATAACCTTGGTGGGCCCGCGGGGATTTGAACCCCGGACCACGGGAGATCCCGCGTGGGTCCCGAGTCGGGCTCTATGGTGTCCCGCATCCTACCAAGCTAGACCACGGGCCCCATAAAATATTTTATATAGGGGAAGTTAAAGGGTTTCTATATAAGCTAGCTATGAGGGTATATGGCTAGCGATGCTTGCTAGGAAATACCTTTAGCCTGAATGGCTTATTTAGGCTTCCATCATATTCTATTACCGCTCCTTCCACTATCTTCTTCGAGATCTCGATCATTGTGAATGCGTGGAGGGTTAGTGAGGCGCATGTGACCTCGCTTGGGCCGTCTGAGAGTAGTAGGTAGGGGATTATCATATCAGACATATGTGTATCTAGAGAAGCCCCTGTTAATATGTCATTAGCTAATCTAGAGGCAGCCTCGATCCCTACATCCTCTGCCCTCTTATCCCTCGCTCCTATGCTATCAGCCCCTATTCTTGTGTTGCTTGCCTCGGCCCACAGAGCTATACCAGATCCCTGCCCTATATGTGGATCCCTATCAGGTGGGTAGCTCTCTATCTCTATCTCTATAGGAACATTCACCCCCATGCTAACAAGCTTTTCTTTAGCAGCCCTAGCCTGCCTCTCAGCAACATGCCTAGGGAGCCTTACTGCATGGCTAATACCTCTAACAGCTATTATTCCTCCCCTCTCGCTGAGGTTTAGGGGTTTAAAGCCCCTTGGAGGATCTCTTATCCTGGCTATCACCTCACCCCCGCCCCTGGGGTAATGACCCCTTCTAATTAGCTCTAGCTCAACCTCATAGCCCACCTTGGATAGGTGGTAGAGGAAGACATTCTTGAAATAATCATATGTGGGGCTCCAAGGCACATCAGTACCCCCTCTAAGCCTTAGCTCCACAGGTTTCTCGGAGAATGCTGCTACGAGGAGAAGGCTCTGTAGAACGAGTGTTATCGAGCCAGCACTACCTATGTCGAAGAAATAGGATCCCCCTGATATCCTTTTAGGCTCGAACTCGACCTCCGTGGATCCTAGAGTGGCACCTCTAACCCTCGCCCCAGTGATCTCTGCCAACGCCTTTACAACAGTT carries:
- the pyrH gene encoding UMP kinase, producing MKLVLKISGKLVNPEDPGYIFKLANIVRELVREGHRVAVVVGGGGIARRYIDACRSLGGSEGICDLIGIEASRLNAFLLTIALGDLAYRRVVRNIDEMLEAWSTGLVVAAGGFQPGQSTVAVSAIIAEAISADLLIYATVVSGIYDRDPASDPNAKLLKRVSVGELRKILSRQSVSAGRYELIDPVALSIIERSRIRVAVIDGRDPTNIIQAVRGEDVGTLIIHE
- a CDS encoding SufD family Fe-S cluster assembly protein, which translates into the protein MASSHKEVLAKASKLYSEIPYQYIADSPTIRYYTDWSVFDKYRPAEARYQCEQGAISEASADIAIKGGCVEISRGRAGVKVIAVHREDLDTLDPDIPLFKLVRIEDSKAYALHIAGFSAGAVIYIDKDIEDPLRIRISGGSSRGHLSQHIVVIVGEGVSSKLQITVDPAEDALRTFVEEILLMPGARLEISNISRNSPRAPSFQASHYLLLEGSEVVSGFSAIAGNMTRIQQRAIVEGRGARHMAFGAVLGTGENRIHYIENAVVRGRDSRAVLNVRGIAADSARTVVQAFAIQEEESFGSGTNVEASTLTIGRGALAVTLPMLEVRCGDVVEARHAASQAILDVDVMTYLRSRGLSIYEAVKLMTYDYIVEPFQDLPEWMVSGLIDNIYSDLDKIDFEALKIL
- the sufB gene encoding Fe-S cluster assembly protein SufB, with protein sequence MGVKEQLLRSFYRDPAEEALGHIEVGGAELVLKGRISRDLVEEISRIKKEPEWMRLWRLRNLELFEKLPTPRWLPGIEELDLDELSHYIKPDVPKASTWEELPKEIVEAYERLGIKQAEIKFLAGLNAQLDSETVFLRVKEYVTKKGAIVTDMDTAVQKYPDLVKKYFMRIFPPEHKFAALHGALWSGGLFVYIPPGVKIEYPIEAFFLIGKAGEGNFEHSLIIADKDSYAHVIEGCAAPRLSRLSFHDGMVEIYVHEGARLHFTTLQNWSSQVINFNNKRAIVERNGYIEWIEGSIGARVSAVYPSAFLKGEGASMESYVITFARDGHIKDGGSKAYHLAPNTRSRIVSKSISMTGGINIYRGLVRIMKGARNSKSYTSCDSLLLDEKSKTYTYPHIQNDEPTAIIGHEASVGKLSDQLMFYLRSRGFKENEALSLIIGGFLSDVLARLPFEQAALVKAALDLEFSKIGSVG
- the rtcA gene encoding RNA 3'-terminal phosphate cyclase, translating into MIELIVIDGSFGEGGGQILRYTLALASVLGKPVRIVNIRAKRENPGLQRQHLTVVKALAEITGARVRGATLGSTEVEFEPKRISGGSYFFDIGSAGSITLVLQSLLLVAAFSEKPVELRLRGGTDVPWSPTYDYFKNVFLYHLSKVGYEVELELIRRGHYPRGGGEVIARIRDPPRGFKPLNLSERGGIIAVRGISHAVRLPRHVAERQARAAKEKLVSMGVNVPIEIEIESYPPDRDPHIGQGSGIALWAEASNTRIGADSIGARDKRAEDVGIEAASRLANDILTGASLDTHMSDMIIPYLLLSDGPSEVTCASLTLHAFTMIEISKKIVEGAVIEYDGSLNKPFRLKVFPSKHR